In Treponema primitia ZAS-2, a genomic segment contains:
- a CDS encoding ABC transporter ATP-binding protein, translating into MAEEILRVSHLSKRFRQAGSPPVQAVSDVSFSVNAGETFGIVGESGCGKSTTGRLLLRLFEPSGGDVFFEGKNILTYNKKEMLEFRKKTQMIFQDPFASLNPRMTIRDIIAEPLICCTDMATDERQQRVEELLNLVGLDLGYENRYPHEFSGGQRQRICIARALVLNPKLVICDEAVSALDVSIQSQILNLLRELQQRMGLTYIFISHNLSVVKHISDRIGVMYLGRLVELAGKHTLFDNPLHPYSQALLSAIPEPNPARDKNRIILTGDISSSYYPPSGCPFHTRCFKKLPEGYGNSSICDTLSPSWNAVTPEHTVACHHYQPPES; encoded by the coding sequence ATGGCCGAGGAAATTCTCAGGGTATCCCATTTATCAAAACGATTCCGACAGGCGGGATCTCCTCCAGTTCAGGCAGTTTCGGATGTTTCCTTTTCCGTTAACGCCGGAGAAACTTTTGGCATTGTGGGGGAAAGCGGCTGCGGAAAATCAACTACCGGACGGCTGCTTCTACGTTTATTTGAACCCTCGGGGGGTGATGTTTTTTTTGAAGGAAAAAATATCCTTACTTATAATAAAAAAGAAATGCTGGAGTTCCGTAAGAAAACCCAGATGATTTTTCAGGACCCCTTTGCCTCCTTGAACCCCCGGATGACCATTAGGGACATTATTGCGGAGCCCCTGATCTGCTGTACCGATATGGCCACTGATGAACGCCAGCAGCGAGTAGAAGAACTGTTGAACCTGGTTGGCCTTGATCTCGGTTATGAAAATCGCTATCCCCACGAATTCTCTGGGGGACAGCGGCAGCGAATTTGTATCGCCCGTGCCTTGGTTCTGAACCCCAAGCTGGTTATCTGCGATGAGGCAGTGTCCGCATTGGATGTTTCTATTCAATCCCAAATATTGAATTTACTCCGGGAATTGCAGCAACGCATGGGATTGACCTATATTTTTATTTCTCACAACCTTAGTGTGGTCAAACATATTTCAGACCGTATTGGGGTGATGTATCTGGGGCGGCTGGTGGAATTGGCCGGCAAGCATACCCTCTTTGATAATCCCCTGCATCCCTACTCACAGGCGCTTTTATCCGCCATACCAGAACCTAATCCCGCGCGGGATAAAAATAGGATTATCTTAACCGGGGATATTTCAAGTTCTTATTATCCCCCTTCTGGCTGTCCTTTCCATACCCGCTGTTTTAAGAAGCTGCCGGAGGGGTACGGGAACAGCTCCATCTGCGATACTCTGTCGCCCTCATGGAATGCAGTGACTCCTGAACATACCGTAGCCTGCCATCACTATCAGCCCCCTGAGTCTTAG
- the rpoC gene encoding DNA-directed RNA polymerase subunit beta': MRDIQDFDSIMIKLASPEMIRAWSYGEVKKPETINYRTLRPEKDGLFCERIFGTTKEWECYCGKFKSIRYKGVICDRCGVEVTHFKVRRERMGHIELAAPVSHIWYYRSVPSRMGLLLDLPLAALRSVLYYEKYVVIDSGDTDLKKNQLLTEEEYYEAQDRYGQGFSAGMGAEAVRTLLENLNLDQMAIDLRAKMIEKGAKSDKRLLKRIDIVENFRNSTNKPEWMILDVIPVIPPELRPMVQLDGGRFATSDLNDLYRRVINRNNRLKRLQTLNAPDIIIRNEKRMLQEAVDALFDNSKKKRVVKGASNRPLKSISDMLKGKQGRFRQNLLGKRVDYSGRSVITVGPDLKMWQCGLPTKMALELFKPFIMKKLVDKDVVYNIKKAKMLVEQETPEVFAILDEVVKEHPVLLNRAPTLHRLGIQAFEPVLVEGKAIKLHPLVCHAFNADFDGDQMAVHVPLTQAAQMECWTLMLSARNLLNPANGKTIVFPSQDMVLGINFLTRIRPNSKGWGRRYSSTEEILMAVEAKSLDWEALIKVKAPKLPIWDKVGRLAPAGDDRFIETTAGRLVFNEEMPPEIPFINYELKDKELRSLIEYVFAENGSWTTVKMLDVIKATGYKYATVFGATIGVDDILVPKEKPEMIEKANKEVDAIQRQWKAGHITQQERYDRVVDVWNKTNEDLTDTMMKTLEADHDGFNSIYMMANSGARGSRNQIRQLAGMRGLMAKPSGQIIELPIRSNFKEGLSVIEFFISTNGARKGLADTALKTAEAGYLTRRLVDIAQDVVVNDDDCGTINGISYSAIKDGEDIVEPLSDRIVGRYTLERVKHPITGEMIIDVNEEITEAIAEAIEKAGVESVRIRTVLTCEAKHGVCRRCYGRNLATNRSVDIGEAVGTIAAQSIGQPGTQLTMRTFHIGGAATKISEENRTFLKYPVYIRDVVGVHVELESGRWLFSRKGHATVNKVMKEYKLESGDKLLAENGKRVTQDAPIIKRSGKDILSPVIAYALVLGEGAEKTLYLIGQDQKIEIRNGSEFMVAKGTVVEAEKTIATFDPFSDPIIAEASGYVNYEDILPGTTLKEELDEETGNTEKRITEYQLESKQPRIFITDDDGNEVASYFLPGGAYIQVDEWVTPPDNQEGKPEERTKIKAGRIIAKTLKESAKAMDITSGLPRVSELFEARKPKSPTVLAQVSGTVYFKGIVKGKRVVTIADDFGKEYKHLIPMTKRLQVRDGDTVEAGEPLCVGAKNPHDVLHILGESTLQRYLMDEIQQVYRLQGVSINDKHIGVIIRQMMRKVEIVAVGDTKFIFGAMVDKYQFHEENARVLSEGGQPAVARPMFQGITKASLNIESFLSAASFQETTRVLTNAAIAGKTDYLRGLKENIIIGHPIPAGTGMKRYRAVKLFDEEQQDLDVQMQEILEQRKLEKVAEPEEEEDFSPDAEDSEE; this comes from the coding sequence ATGCGTGACATACAGGATTTTGATTCGATTATGATAAAGCTGGCCAGCCCGGAGATGATCCGGGCCTGGTCCTATGGGGAAGTGAAGAAGCCGGAGACGATTAACTACCGGACCCTGCGCCCTGAGAAGGACGGCCTTTTTTGCGAACGCATTTTCGGGACCACCAAGGAGTGGGAGTGTTACTGCGGAAAGTTCAAGTCCATCCGGTACAAGGGCGTTATCTGCGATCGCTGCGGGGTTGAAGTGACCCACTTCAAGGTGCGCCGGGAACGTATGGGCCACATTGAACTGGCCGCCCCGGTGTCCCATATCTGGTACTACCGCTCCGTGCCCAGCCGTATGGGGCTGCTCCTGGATCTCCCCTTAGCTGCCCTGCGCTCGGTGCTTTACTACGAAAAGTACGTGGTCATTGATTCCGGGGACACTGACTTAAAGAAGAACCAGCTCCTCACCGAAGAGGAATACTACGAGGCCCAGGACCGGTATGGTCAGGGCTTCTCTGCGGGTATGGGCGCCGAGGCGGTTAGGACCCTGCTGGAAAACCTCAACCTGGATCAGATGGCCATCGATCTCCGGGCCAAGATGATCGAAAAGGGCGCCAAAAGCGATAAGCGGCTCCTGAAGCGCATAGATATTGTGGAGAACTTCCGCAATTCCACCAATAAACCTGAGTGGATGATCCTGGACGTAATCCCAGTGATACCCCCGGAACTGCGGCCCATGGTGCAGCTCGACGGCGGCCGCTTCGCCACCAGCGATCTGAACGATCTGTACCGCAGGGTTATTAACCGGAATAACCGGCTTAAACGGCTCCAGACCCTGAATGCGCCGGACATCATCATCCGGAATGAAAAGCGTATGCTCCAGGAAGCGGTGGACGCCCTGTTTGACAATTCCAAGAAAAAGCGGGTGGTGAAGGGCGCCTCCAACCGGCCCCTCAAGTCCATCAGCGATATGCTCAAAGGTAAGCAGGGTCGGTTCCGGCAGAACCTGCTGGGCAAGCGGGTTGACTATTCGGGCCGCAGTGTTATTACCGTAGGGCCGGATCTCAAGATGTGGCAGTGCGGGCTTCCCACTAAAATGGCACTGGAACTGTTCAAGCCCTTTATCATGAAAAAACTCGTCGATAAAGACGTGGTTTACAATATCAAGAAAGCAAAGATGCTGGTGGAGCAGGAGACCCCGGAGGTCTTCGCCATCCTGGACGAGGTGGTGAAGGAACATCCGGTGCTGCTTAACCGCGCTCCCACCCTGCACCGATTGGGCATCCAGGCCTTTGAGCCGGTCCTGGTTGAGGGGAAGGCCATCAAGCTTCACCCCCTGGTTTGCCATGCTTTTAACGCCGACTTTGACGGAGACCAGATGGCGGTTCACGTGCCCCTGACTCAGGCGGCCCAGATGGAATGCTGGACCCTGATGCTCAGCGCCCGGAACCTCCTCAACCCCGCCAACGGCAAAACCATCGTGTTCCCCTCCCAGGACATGGTTCTGGGGATCAACTTCCTCACCCGGATCAGGCCCAACTCCAAGGGCTGGGGCCGGCGCTACTCTTCTACTGAAGAGATACTCATGGCGGTGGAAGCCAAGTCCCTGGACTGGGAAGCGCTCATTAAAGTGAAGGCTCCCAAGCTCCCCATCTGGGACAAGGTAGGCCGTCTGGCCCCTGCCGGGGACGACCGTTTTATTGAGACCACCGCCGGGCGCCTGGTGTTCAACGAGGAAATGCCCCCGGAGATCCCCTTTATTAATTACGAACTCAAGGATAAGGAACTCCGCAGCCTTATTGAATATGTCTTTGCCGAAAATGGTTCCTGGACCACCGTAAAGATGCTGGACGTTATTAAAGCTACGGGTTACAAGTACGCCACCGTTTTCGGCGCCACCATTGGTGTGGATGACATTCTGGTGCCCAAAGAAAAGCCCGAGATGATCGAAAAGGCCAACAAGGAAGTTGACGCTATTCAGAGGCAGTGGAAGGCCGGGCACATTACCCAGCAGGAACGCTACGACCGCGTAGTTGATGTGTGGAACAAGACCAACGAAGATCTGACCGATACCATGATGAAGACCCTGGAAGCAGACCATGACGGGTTCAACTCAATCTATATGATGGCCAACTCAGGCGCCCGTGGTAGCCGCAACCAGATACGTCAGCTTGCGGGTATGCGGGGCCTCATGGCCAAACCTTCGGGGCAGATCATCGAGTTGCCCATACGGTCCAACTTCAAAGAGGGCCTTTCGGTTATCGAGTTTTTCATCTCCACCAACGGCGCCCGGAAGGGGCTTGCGGATACGGCCCTGAAAACCGCCGAGGCGGGCTACCTGACCCGGCGGCTGGTGGATATCGCCCAGGACGTGGTGGTCAACGATGACGACTGCGGTACCATCAACGGTATTTCCTATTCCGCGATAAAAGACGGCGAGGATATTGTGGAGCCCCTGAGCGATCGTATCGTGGGCCGCTATACCCTGGAACGGGTCAAGCACCCCATCACCGGGGAAATGATCATCGACGTGAACGAAGAAATTACCGAGGCCATTGCCGAAGCCATTGAAAAAGCCGGCGTGGAATCCGTCAGGATCAGGACGGTCCTGACCTGCGAAGCCAAGCACGGGGTTTGCCGCCGTTGTTACGGCCGCAACCTTGCTACCAACAGGTCCGTGGACATTGGGGAAGCGGTGGGAACCATTGCAGCCCAGTCCATCGGCCAGCCCGGTACCCAGCTTACCATGCGTACCTTCCATATCGGAGGGGCGGCTACCAAGATCAGCGAAGAAAACCGGACCTTCCTCAAGTACCCGGTTTATATCAGGGATGTTGTGGGTGTCCACGTAGAACTTGAAAGCGGCCGCTGGCTCTTCTCCCGTAAGGGACACGCCACGGTCAACAAGGTCATGAAGGAATACAAGCTGGAAAGCGGGGATAAACTCCTGGCCGAAAACGGCAAGCGGGTTACCCAGGATGCGCCCATCATCAAGCGGAGCGGGAAGGACATACTCTCCCCGGTAATCGCCTATGCATTGGTTCTCGGTGAGGGTGCGGAAAAGACCCTCTACCTCATCGGGCAGGATCAGAAAATTGAAATCCGTAACGGTTCCGAATTCATGGTCGCCAAAGGTACAGTGGTGGAGGCGGAAAAGACCATCGCCACCTTCGACCCCTTCTCGGACCCCATCATTGCCGAAGCTTCCGGTTACGTAAACTACGAGGACATACTCCCCGGCACCACCCTCAAGGAAGAGCTGGACGAGGAAACCGGGAACACTGAAAAGCGGATCACCGAATACCAGTTGGAAAGCAAGCAGCCCCGTATCTTCATCACCGATGATGACGGAAACGAGGTGGCCTCCTACTTCCTCCCCGGCGGCGCCTATATCCAGGTGGACGAATGGGTAACCCCCCCGGACAACCAGGAAGGCAAACCTGAAGAACGGACCAAGATCAAGGCTGGGCGTATCATCGCCAAGACCCTGAAAGAATCCGCCAAAGCCATGGACATCACCTCCGGCCTTCCCCGGGTCAGCGAACTCTTCGAAGCCCGCAAGCCCAAAAGCCCCACGGTTCTGGCACAAGTTTCCGGTACCGTGTACTTCAAGGGCATTGTTAAGGGCAAGCGGGTAGTGACCATTGCGGACGATTTCGGGAAGGAGTACAAGCACCTCATTCCCATGACCAAGCGTCTCCAGGTGCGGGACGGGGACACGGTGGAAGCCGGCGAACCCCTCTGCGTGGGCGCCAAGAACCCCCACGACGTGCTGCACATCCTGGGCGAATCCACCCTCCAGCGCTACCTGATGGACGAAATCCAGCAGGTGTACCGCCTCCAGGGCGTATCCATCAACGATAAGCACATCGGCGTTATCATACGCCAGATGATGCGGAAGGTAGAGATTGTAGCGGTAGGGGACACTAAGTTTATCTTCGGGGCCATGGTAGACAAGTACCAGTTCCACGAAGAGAACGCCCGGGTCCTATCCGAAGGCGGCCAGCCCGCGGTAGCCCGGCCCATGTTCCAGGGCATCACCAAGGCCAGCCTGAACATCGAATCCTTCCTTTCAGCGGCCAGCTTCCAGGAAACCACCCGGGTGCTGACCAACGCGGCTATTGCGGGAAAGACCGACTACCTCCGGGGCCTCAAGGAAAACATCATCATCGGCCACCCCATACCAGCCGGTACCGGAATGAAGCGCTATCGTGCAGTAAAACTGTTCGACGAAGAGCAGCAGGATCTGGACGTGCAGATGCAGGAGATTCTGGAACAGCGGAAGCTGGAAAAGGTCGCCGAGCCTGAGGAAGAGGAAGATTTTTCGCCCGATGCTGAGGATAGCGAGGAATAG
- the rpoB gene encoding DNA-directed RNA polymerase subunit beta, with protein MVKGKAITKRTYIGKDIQDVMDLPDLIDIQLHSYERFLQRERLRNKEAPEQQGLEEVFRATFPIESPNGDMTLEYEYYTLDEDNIKFSEQDCKQKGLTYAVPLKARINLIFQQTGEIRQKDIYMGDIPIMSERGTFIINGAERVVVSQIHRSPGVIFSHEKGIYSSRIIPYRGSWLEFEIDQKRELIYAKIDRKKRILGTIFLRALGYESREEIIAAFYKTETLEVKDDRETRELFSGKILAANVWIDGAEGEERKKLYRAGEKLHPHNIDEFLSSGVTSVEVINFEAEGSLNSPMLINCFEREEIKIVKEDPTRDELAREDALSSVYQVLMPGESITVEQAEKDLLGMFFTSRRYDLGKVGRYKLNKKFDIRPPLEDFTLTKRDIIETMKFLIKVYVGDESFDDIDHLGNRRVRSVGELMANAMKTAFSRMERIAKERMSLKETDTIKPQDLISIKPVVAAIKEFYGSSQLSQFMDQVNPLAELTHKRRLNALGPGGLSRDRAGFEVRDVHYTHYGRMCPIETPEGPNIGLIVSLANYTRVNEYGFLETPYRKVADGVATRDIEYLSAMDEDRYYIAQASAKLNNNGSFADEQISCRRQGDYTTRGPAEIQYMDVSPKQIISVSASLIPFLEHDDANRALMGSNMQRQAVPLVFPEAPRVGTGMEGKCAYDSGVLAKARRNGTVVRVTSHEIIIKPDESGKNAPKIPETNADGLDEYRLVKYQRTNQDTCYNQRPVVKLGEKIVAGQVIADGPATRFGELALGRNILVGFMPWNGYNYEDSILISQRVVKDDMFTSIHIKEFITEVRETKLGPEKITRDIPNTSEKSLDNLDAEGIIRVGAKVRSGDILVGKVTPKSETETTPEFKLLNSIFGEKAKEVRDSSLRVPHGIEGTIIDIQRLKRSEGDDLNPGVDEVVKALIATKRKLREGDKMASRHGNKGVVARILPEEDMPYMEDGTPLDLCLTPLGVPSRMNIGQLLETELGWAGSTLNEWYSAPVFQSPSTEQIEDKLKEAGLPVSSKTVLRDGRTGEAFVNQIFCGIIYFLKLHHLVDDKMHARSTGPYSLVTQQPLGGKAQFGGQRLGEMEVWALEAYGAANTLQELLTIKSDDMTGRSKIYEAIVKGEPSTTAGIPESFNVLVQELRGLALDMTIYDAKGKQIPLTERDEELITKSGSNF; from the coding sequence ATGGTAAAAGGAAAAGCAATTACAAAACGAACATACATCGGAAAGGATATCCAGGACGTGATGGATCTTCCGGATCTCATTGACATCCAGCTCCATTCCTACGAACGGTTTCTTCAGCGGGAACGGCTGCGTAATAAAGAAGCCCCGGAACAGCAGGGCTTGGAAGAGGTATTCAGAGCAACCTTCCCCATTGAGAGTCCCAACGGTGATATGACCTTGGAATACGAATACTACACTCTTGATGAGGACAATATAAAATTTTCTGAACAGGATTGCAAACAGAAGGGCCTGACCTATGCGGTACCCCTTAAGGCGCGGATCAACCTGATCTTCCAGCAAACCGGTGAAATCCGTCAGAAGGACATTTACATGGGTGATATCCCGATCATGAGCGAGCGGGGCACCTTTATCATAAACGGAGCGGAACGGGTAGTGGTTTCCCAGATACACCGTTCTCCCGGGGTTATCTTCAGCCATGAGAAGGGTATCTACTCTTCCCGGATCATCCCCTACCGGGGTTCCTGGCTGGAATTTGAGATTGACCAGAAGCGGGAGCTAATCTACGCAAAGATCGACCGGAAGAAACGTATCCTGGGCACTATTTTTCTCCGGGCCCTGGGCTATGAAAGCCGGGAAGAAATCATCGCCGCCTTCTATAAAACAGAAACTCTGGAAGTGAAGGATGACCGGGAAACCAGGGAACTGTTCTCCGGAAAGATCCTCGCAGCAAATGTGTGGATTGACGGCGCCGAAGGTGAAGAACGAAAGAAACTCTACCGTGCGGGAGAAAAACTACACCCCCACAATATTGATGAATTCCTGAGCAGCGGGGTTACTTCTGTGGAGGTTATTAATTTTGAGGCCGAAGGGTCTCTCAATTCACCAATGCTGATTAACTGTTTTGAACGGGAAGAGATCAAAATTGTCAAAGAAGATCCTACCCGGGATGAACTTGCCAGAGAAGACGCCCTTTCGTCGGTTTATCAGGTGCTCATGCCCGGAGAATCCATCACCGTGGAACAGGCGGAGAAGGACCTCTTAGGGATGTTCTTTACCTCCCGCCGGTACGATTTAGGAAAGGTGGGGCGGTATAAGCTCAACAAGAAATTTGATATCCGGCCACCCCTGGAAGATTTTACCCTTACCAAGCGGGACATCATTGAGACCATGAAGTTTCTCATCAAGGTATATGTGGGGGACGAAAGTTTTGACGATATCGACCACCTGGGTAACCGCCGGGTGCGCTCGGTTGGGGAGCTTATGGCCAATGCCATGAAGACCGCCTTCAGCCGCATGGAACGGATTGCCAAGGAGCGGATGAGCCTGAAAGAAACGGACACCATCAAGCCCCAGGACCTGATTTCCATCAAGCCTGTGGTGGCTGCCATAAAAGAATTCTACGGCTCCAGCCAGCTCTCCCAGTTCATGGACCAGGTTAACCCCCTGGCAGAGCTGACCCATAAGCGGAGGCTCAATGCCCTGGGCCCCGGGGGGCTTTCCCGTGACCGGGCAGGCTTTGAGGTCCGGGATGTTCACTATACCCACTACGGCCGCATGTGCCCCATTGAAACCCCGGAAGGGCCGAATATCGGCCTCATCGTGTCCCTGGCGAACTATACCCGGGTGAACGAATACGGCTTCCTGGAAACCCCCTACCGCAAGGTAGCTGACGGGGTTGCCACCAGGGATATTGAGTACCTGTCCGCCATGGATGAGGACCGGTACTACATAGCCCAGGCCTCAGCAAAACTGAACAATAACGGTTCTTTTGCGGACGAACAGATTTCCTGCCGTCGCCAGGGGGACTATACCACCAGGGGACCCGCAGAAATCCAGTACATGGACGTGTCCCCCAAACAGATCATCTCGGTTTCAGCATCCCTGATCCCCTTCCTGGAACATGACGACGCCAACCGGGCCCTGATGGGTTCCAACATGCAGCGTCAGGCAGTGCCCCTGGTGTTCCCCGAGGCACCCCGGGTGGGCACGGGCATGGAAGGGAAGTGCGCCTACGATTCCGGTGTCCTGGCCAAGGCCCGGCGGAACGGGACCGTGGTGCGGGTCACCTCCCATGAAATTATCATTAAACCCGATGAATCCGGGAAAAATGCCCCCAAAATTCCTGAAACCAATGCAGATGGTCTGGATGAATACCGGCTGGTGAAGTACCAGCGGACCAACCAGGATACCTGCTACAACCAGCGGCCGGTAGTAAAACTGGGGGAGAAAATTGTGGCAGGCCAAGTCATTGCCGACGGTCCCGCTACCCGTTTTGGGGAATTGGCCCTGGGCCGGAACATCCTGGTGGGTTTCATGCCCTGGAACGGGTACAATTACGAAGACTCGATCCTCATCTCCCAGCGGGTGGTGAAGGACGATATGTTTACTTCCATCCATATCAAGGAATTTATCACCGAGGTTCGGGAGACCAAGCTGGGGCCTGAGAAGATCACCCGGGACATCCCTAACACCTCGGAAAAGAGCCTGGACAACCTGGATGCGGAAGGCATTATCCGGGTGGGCGCCAAGGTCAGATCCGGGGATATCCTGGTAGGAAAGGTAACCCCCAAAAGCGAAACCGAGACCACCCCGGAATTCAAGCTCCTCAATTCGATATTCGGCGAAAAGGCCAAGGAAGTGCGGGATTCAAGCCTTCGGGTGCCCCACGGTATTGAGGGAACTATCATCGACATACAGCGGCTGAAACGTTCCGAAGGGGACGACCTTAACCCCGGTGTGGACGAAGTAGTCAAAGCCCTCATCGCCACCAAGCGGAAACTCCGTGAAGGTGACAAGATGGCAAGCCGCCACGGCAACAAGGGCGTTGTGGCCCGGATATTGCCCGAAGAAGATATGCCCTACATGGAAGACGGCACTCCTTTGGACCTGTGCCTGACCCCCCTGGGTGTACCGTCCCGTATGAACATAGGCCAGCTTTTGGAAACCGAACTGGGCTGGGCGGGATCCACCCTGAACGAGTGGTATTCAGCACCGGTATTTCAGTCCCCCTCCACTGAGCAGATCGAAGATAAGCTCAAGGAAGCGGGGCTCCCGGTTTCTTCCAAGACCGTACTCCGTGACGGCCGCACCGGGGAAGCCTTTGTAAATCAGATTTTCTGCGGGATAATCTACTTCCTCAAACTCCATCACCTGGTGGATGACAAGATGCACGCCCGTTCCACGGGCCCCTACTCACTGGTTACCCAGCAGCCCCTGGGCGGCAAGGCCCAGTTCGGCGGCCAGCGTCTGGGAGAAATGGAAGTCTGGGCCCTGGAAGCCTACGGCGCGGCCAATACCTTGCAGGAACTGTTGACCATCAAGTCCGACGATATGACGGGCCGCTCCAAGATTTACGAAGCCATTGTAAAGGGCGAACCTTCCACCACGGCGGGTATCCCCGAATCCTTCAACGTACTGGTACAGGAACTGCGGGGCCTTGCCCTGGACATGACCATCTACGACGCCAAGGGAAAACAGATCCCCCTCACGGAACGTGATGAGGAACTGATAACCAAAAGTGGGTCGAACTTTTAG
- the rplL gene encoding 50S ribosomal protein L7/L12, giving the protein MAALTTDQILEAISSMTVLEVSELVKAMEEKFGVSAAAPVAIAAAGAAPAAAEAVEEKTEFNVILKAYDDTKKIAVIKEVRAVTGLGLKEAKDLVEGAPKPLKENVSKDEAAKIKEQVTAAGGTVEIQ; this is encoded by the coding sequence ATGGCAGCCCTTACTACAGATCAGATTCTTGAAGCGATTTCGTCCATGACCGTTCTGGAGGTTTCCGAACTGGTTAAAGCCATGGAAGAAAAATTCGGCGTTTCCGCCGCGGCTCCTGTGGCTATTGCCGCAGCAGGCGCCGCTCCTGCAGCTGCTGAAGCAGTTGAGGAGAAGACGGAATTCAATGTTATTCTCAAGGCCTATGATGACACCAAGAAAATTGCGGTCATCAAAGAGGTCCGGGCTGTTACCGGTCTTGGTCTCAAGGAAGCGAAAGACCTCGTTGAGGGCGCTCCCAAGCCTCTTAAGGAAAATGTTTCCAAGGATGAGGCTGCAAAGATTAAGGAACAGGTCACTGCCGCCGGCGGTACGGTTGAAATTCAGTAA
- the rplJ gene encoding 50S ribosomal protein L10, producing the protein MAIVAKKIQDAKTTAIAELKEDFSAAPDFIFTDYRGLTVEQITNLRKLLRAKDAKYKVVKNNFARIAFEQLSAPGEVSAYLTGPTAVAIAPKDANEVAKILIDFVKDAPALNVKGGLVGASVYDAKQVEAFSKLPGKLELISMLMSVMNGPARNLAAALNDVNARLVRTIKAVGDKKAESGAA; encoded by the coding sequence ATGGCAATTGTTGCAAAAAAGATACAGGATGCTAAAACTACGGCTATTGCGGAGTTAAAAGAAGATTTTTCCGCAGCCCCGGATTTTATCTTTACCGATTACCGGGGACTAACGGTGGAACAGATAACGAATCTGCGGAAACTGCTTCGCGCCAAGGACGCTAAATACAAAGTTGTCAAAAACAACTTTGCCCGGATCGCCTTTGAACAGCTTTCCGCGCCCGGAGAAGTGTCGGCTTACCTGACCGGCCCTACTGCGGTGGCTATCGCCCCCAAGGATGCCAATGAGGTCGCCAAGATACTCATAGATTTTGTCAAAGACGCCCCGGCGCTGAACGTCAAGGGCGGCCTGGTGGGCGCCTCGGTGTATGATGCCAAGCAGGTAGAGGCGTTCTCCAAACTGCCCGGCAAGCTGGAGCTCATTTCCATGCTCATGTCGGTGATGAACGGCCCTGCCCGGAATCTTGCTGCCGCCCTGAACGATGTCAACGCCAGACTGGTACGGACCATTAAGGCAGTGGGGGACAAGAAAGCCGAGAGCGGAGCGGCTTAA
- the rplA gene encoding 50S ribosomal protein L1, with translation MKHGKKYRESVKKYDPTAVFELKEAVDKVKSLATAKFDETVDLSIKVALKKSQSVRDTVVLPHQFRGEKRVLVFCKAEKEKEAQEAGATFVGAEDLIEKIKGGWLDFDVAVATPDMMKDVGKLGMVLGRRGLMPNPKTGTVTFDLKSALSELKKGRVEFRADKTGVVHLAIGKVSMDSEKLTENIQVVVAEIKRKRPADAKGEFVETVSVSSTMGPGVWVAIKDGE, from the coding sequence ATGAAACACGGCAAAAAATACCGCGAAAGCGTTAAAAAGTACGATCCCACTGCGGTTTTCGAACTGAAAGAGGCGGTAGACAAGGTGAAATCCCTGGCAACTGCCAAATTTGACGAGACCGTGGACCTTTCTATTAAGGTCGCCTTGAAAAAGAGCCAGTCTGTCCGGGATACGGTGGTACTTCCCCACCAATTCCGGGGTGAAAAACGGGTCTTGGTGTTCTGCAAGGCGGAAAAGGAAAAGGAAGCCCAGGAAGCCGGGGCAACTTTTGTGGGTGCCGAGGATTTGATCGAGAAGATCAAAGGCGGCTGGTTGGACTTTGATGTGGCGGTGGCCACCCCGGATATGATGAAGGACGTTGGTAAGCTCGGTATGGTTCTGGGCCGTCGGGGCCTGATGCCCAATCCCAAGACCGGGACCGTTACCTTTGACCTGAAAAGCGCCCTGTCGGAGCTTAAGAAAGGCCGGGTGGAATTCCGGGCCGACAAGACCGGGGTAGTGCACTTGGCGATTGGTAAAGTTTCTATGGACAGCGAAAAACTTACTGAAAACATCCAGGTGGTGGTCGCCGAGATCAAGCGGAAACGCCCGGCGGATGCCAAAGGTGAGTTTGTCGAAACCGTATCGGTGTCTTCCACCATGGGTCCCGGTGTATGGGTCGCCATAAAAGACGGGGAATAA
- the rplK gene encoding 50S ribosomal protein L11, producing MAKKKIAALVKLQCPAGKATPAPPVGPALGPHGVSAPQFVQQFNDRTKTMEPGLIIPVVITVYADKTFTFILKTPPAAVLIKKAIGLEKGSAESHKTKVGKLPKAKCEEIAKLKMPDLSANDVNAAMRIIAGTARSMGVEVEQ from the coding sequence ATGGCAAAGAAAAAGATTGCCGCTCTAGTCAAGTTGCAGTGCCCGGCGGGAAAGGCTACACCAGCCCCGCCTGTGGGACCGGCTTTGGGACCCCACGGGGTCAGCGCACCTCAGTTCGTCCAGCAGTTCAATGACCGGACGAAAACCATGGAGCCGGGGCTTATCATCCCGGTGGTCATCACCGTATATGCGGATAAGACCTTCACCTTCATTCTCAAGACCCCCCCTGCGGCGGTTTTGATCAAAAAGGCCATTGGCCTGGAAAAGGGCTCCGCAGAATCCCATAAGACCAAGGTCGGGAAGCTGCCCAAGGCAAAGTGCGAGGAAATCGCCAAACTGAAGATGCCGGATCTGTCGGCCAACGATGTTAATGCCGCCATGCGGATTATCGCCGGGACTGCCCGGTCCATGGGTGTCGAGGTGGAGCAATGA